Within the Maribacter sp. BPC-D8 genome, the region TTGTAATATGTAGATATTTACCAATTGCATAATCTGTGAGAAAGGTATAGCTACCTTTTTCGAAAACTAATTTGATATCTTTTTCTTTTGCGTTCGCTATGGCATCACGAACGGTTGTGGTCATATCATCTTCCGTATTTTTTATATGAATTATTTCAGACGCGTACGTAGTATTTGATAGTAAAAGTCCAAATATTACAAGGAATATTAATTGTTTAATGTTTTTCATATTTGTGCTATAAATTAACTCCGTTTCCTTGTAATGATGTATCATGGTCCCACATAATCATCCAGGGGTCGTTTGTTTTTGCTTGAAATGCTTTCATTTTATCTTTCATAGTTTCTAAAATGACTTTAAACTCTTCTTGGGTTGCTAAATTTTTTGATTCGGCAGGGTCTTTATCTAAATCGTAGAGCTCAAATTCAGGTCTAAATAAATACTCCTTTACAGTTTTTGGTCCAAAATATTCAAGGTCATTTCTATAGATGGCTTGCCATGTTGATGACGCCCATAGGTCTGATGCAAACGGATATTCTAATGGATAAGCAATATTCCAAATTAGTTTATAGTTTTTATTTCGTACCACACGCATAGGATAATACATTGTAATCTCATGAAAGGTATGCGAGGCATAAATCTCATCCCAACCTTCAAATTCATCTTTTCCGATGATGTCATTAAATGAACTTCCATGAAAATTATCTGGTTCGAAAGTTATTTTAGCCATATCAAGAATAGTAGGTGTCAAATCAACCCATGAAATCATGGCATCACTTATTGAACCCTTACTATTTTTTGTGGGGTCTTTAATGATACACGGTAGATTAATACCTGGTTCGTAAACCGTGGTTTTAGCTCCCGGAAACGCCATACCGTTATCGGATATATAAAAAACAATAGTATTATCAGCTTTTCCTGTTTCTTGCAGCATTTGCATTAATTTCCCGAAACCTTGGTCAATGCGCGAGATGCTTTGGTAGTATTCTGCAATTTCTTCTCTTGTTTGTTTCGTATCTGGTAAAAAATCAGGTACTACAACGTCTTTTGGGTCGTATGTAATAGTTTCTACATCTTTATACCCCTCCTTTTTATTTCCAAAGCTATTAGGTGCATCCCATGGGTCTGGTTCAAAAGGATCACCTCTGTGAGGGTCATCGGTACAGAAATACAAGAAGAAAGGCTTGTCAGAATTTAAAACATCAGCACATTGTTGTGCCATTTCTACTGTGTTTCTTGGGTCTGCTTCTAAAACTTGATTGAAATGATATACCTTTTCTGGTGCAACATGATATTTACCAATTCTAGCAGTTTCATACCCTGCATTGCTTAATAATACTGGTAGTGATCTAATAGAGTCATAGGTGCTGAAATGATGATAATCATGTACATGACCGTATGATCCAGTAGCATGACCAAATAATCCGGTAAGTATCACAGAGCGACTAGCAGCGCAACTTGCACTTGTGCAATAGGCATTTGTAAAGACAGTCCCTTCAGTTGCTAATTTATCTAAATTCGGAGTTTTTATCTTTGTATTGCCATACGCACCAATGGCGTCTGTGCCATGATCGTCAGAAACAAAAAGAATAATATTTGGTCTTTCAGAAACCTGAATAGTAGTTTTAGCAACTTCTTTTTGTTTAGAGTCACAACTATAGAAACCGACAATGATTGTAATAAAAATAATTTTAACGATGTACGTTTTCATAGTCACTATATTTTCAAATTAATAAGTATCACTTCTATTTATTAATAGCCAAACCTGACTTCAGAAACAGCTTATTGCAAAAGTTGAAATAGTAAATAACGCATAGGTTACGGGGTATTTCAATACACCGTAAATTAAAGGGATTATTGAAAAAAAAGTGTATTTGAGAATATATTATATGTAGTCTTACGTAAAGATGTCGGTATTATCTATTTGTGATGATTGTTTTGTATTCTTAAGAGTAAATATCTTCGGTAACTTTTAAAACAACCTTTATTATTTTATTAAATATTAATGAATACCCGCAGTTTCCAAAGGTTTAATTTTCCATGGATTTCGCTGGGTATAACTTGAAATGATCTTAGCAGTATGATAAGAATGCTTTTTCGGGTTGAGCATATCTTTTAAATCCTCTAGACTTGATACGGATTTAGAATTATCGAGGAAACCAAAACCTTGATAAACCCCGTGCAGAATTAAGACAAAACCACGTTCTTCTTTAGTACGTCCTTTTTCAAAAAGGACGTAATTATCATTTTCGTTGTTGAGATAATCTAAAGCGTTTTCAACCTTCTCATTATACAGTCTCAATTCTTCATCACCAGTACAGATGCCATCACATTCATTATATTCCCCATGGGTGCATCTTCCTAACTTACTTTTTAATCCTGTTTGTAAGGGGCATAATCTAAACTTTTTAGTCAGTTCCAATAAACGTTTAATAGCGTCACCTCGCTTTAAGAATATTTCTGTGGGCGAGTGCTCAAAAGGTCTTCTTTCAATCTTTAGTTGCAGTATGCCTTTTCTGTTCTTTTGGGGTACGATATGATAGGTGACATAACTTTTCTTTTGAATATAATTAAACTGTGGATCTAATTTATCGATTAGATCCGCTTCTCGCAACAAGGCGATTAGTTCGCTGCCGGTAGGTTCAAAATCTATATGGTAAGTAGCATCGCAAAGTGTTATTTCTTTCTCGCTCGAGTTATAGAAATGGCTCAATACCCTTTTTTTAATATCCTTAGCCTTGCCCACGTAAACCACTTCACTTCTTTGGTTCTGAAACTTATAAATGCCTGGGGAGTTAGGTAAAGAGTTTAGTTTTTGATAGGCTATGTTTTTGGGTGCTATATTTTCTTTCTCAGCTTTAGGTTCTAAGAACTTAGAGATGACCAATTCGTCATCATCAAGCAAAATCAATCTTTGAAATAGTATGGCAACGGCAGCATTGTCATCATTTAAATTACTTGATGCTGTGTACGGAATATTCAGGACATTGCTCAAATAAGGTAATTCATAACTGGTCATATTCGGTATCAGCTTCTTAGCCAATCGCACGGTACATAGTTGGGGAGTTTTAAAGGAGTACCCCAAATATTTGAATTCAGATTGTAAGGCATAATGTAGAAATGATGCATTATGACCCACCAATATGTGGTCATCAAGTTCTCTTAAAATGGTATTGGCAATTTCTGCGAACGTAGGTGCTTGGAGTAATATACTATCGGTCAAGCCTGTTTTTTGTTGAATGTAAGCCGGTATACGTTCTTCGGGGTTAATGTTCGTTTGAAATATAGGTTCGTAGTATTCACCTTTAAGTTTACTTATAGTCAGCTGAACTATTCTTAAAGGGTTTGGTTTGTAACCAAAAGTGGTCATCGAAATAATGGCAAATTTTCTTTCTGGCATTTTTGATGTTTAGCTAAAATCCATCCCTGAAGATAAGTCCATATTGTTCGGTTCTGCGGCATCTTTCACAGGCTTAAAATCGTAACCAATGGTTTCTAGTTTTACCAATCCGTCAGGTATAGCTGTTAAAAAATAGGTTTCTGCATCATCTGCTTTCCGCCCTGAATTTGTGGGAATAGATTTACCATGAATTGCCGATATAGAAGAAGTGTTTCGGGTAATTATTAATCTATTCTTGGCACGTGTTAGTGCAACATATAAAACCCTACGGTCTTCCTCAATAGCATCTACATCATCTAAAGACCAAGCGGAAGGAAATGCCTTTGGCGATACATTTAAAACAATACAAACGTCGGCTTCTAATCCTTTGGCGGAGTGAATGGTCGATATAACGACATGATCTTTTTCTTCGTCGGTCTCTAATTTCGATTCGCTTAGTACAGGTGCGCCGTTCATCTTTTCGGCATTATCTAAAAGTCCCTCACCAATAAATTCTCCCAAGCTAGAATAACTATTTGCCAAAAGTTTTAATACCGGAAAATCACCCTTACGCTTTTCTATCCAATCTTTTCGGTATCTAAAAGCCAAGCCTAACGACATGGCCTCATAGGCGATATCTACCATTTTACCCACTTTGCCTTTTTCTTTTTGAACGGCATTATAAAGCTCTGAAATTTTGATTCCGTCTTTTCCGGGTATAGCACCTTGTAATAGGTTAGGGATATCGGTTTTACCTTCATCCGCAATAATAACAGCCATAATTCTAGAAGCTCTCACTTCACCGATACCTTCCCAAAAAGTAAGGAATCTCACCCAGGCAATTTCATCGTATGGGTTGTTGACAATTCGCA harbors:
- a CDS encoding exonuclease domain-containing protein; the protein is MPERKFAIISMTTFGYKPNPLRIVQLTISKLKGEYYEPIFQTNINPEERIPAYIQQKTGLTDSILLQAPTFAEIANTILRELDDHILVGHNASFLHYALQSEFKYLGYSFKTPQLCTVRLAKKLIPNMTSYELPYLSNVLNIPYTASSNLNDDNAAVAILFQRLILLDDDELVISKFLEPKAEKENIAPKNIAYQKLNSLPNSPGIYKFQNQRSEVVYVGKAKDIKKRVLSHFYNSSEKEITLCDATYHIDFEPTGSELIALLREADLIDKLDPQFNYIQKKSYVTYHIVPQKNRKGILQLKIERRPFEHSPTEIFLKRGDAIKRLLELTKKFRLCPLQTGLKSKLGRCTHGEYNECDGICTGDEELRLYNEKVENALDYLNNENDNYVLFEKGRTKEERGFVLILHGVYQGFGFLDNSKSVSSLEDLKDMLNPKKHSYHTAKIISSYTQRNPWKIKPLETAGIH
- a CDS encoding sulfatase gives rise to the protein MKTYIVKIIFITIIVGFYSCDSKQKEVAKTTIQVSERPNIILFVSDDHGTDAIGAYGNTKIKTPNLDKLATEGTVFTNAYCTSASCAASRSVILTGLFGHATGSYGHVHDYHHFSTYDSIRSLPVLLSNAGYETARIGKYHVAPEKVYHFNQVLEADPRNTVEMAQQCADVLNSDKPFFLYFCTDDPHRGDPFEPDPWDAPNSFGNKKEGYKDVETITYDPKDVVVPDFLPDTKQTREEIAEYYQSISRIDQGFGKLMQMLQETGKADNTIVFYISDNGMAFPGAKTTVYEPGINLPCIIKDPTKNSKGSISDAMISWVDLTPTILDMAKITFEPDNFHGSSFNDIIGKDEFEGWDEIYASHTFHEITMYYPMRVVRNKNYKLIWNIAYPLEYPFASDLWASSTWQAIYRNDLEYFGPKTVKEYLFRPEFELYDLDKDPAESKNLATQEEFKVILETMKDKMKAFQAKTNDPWMIMWDHDTSLQGNGVNL